A portion of the Acanthopagrus latus isolate v.2019 chromosome 21, fAcaLat1.1, whole genome shotgun sequence genome contains these proteins:
- the kiss1ra gene encoding KISS1 receptor a has protein sequence MYPWNSTDQVWINGSGANLSLGGRGDGEEEEEEGDQHPFLTDAWLVPLFFALIMLVGLVGNSLVIYVISKHRQMRTATNFYIANLAATDIIFLVCCVPFTATLYPLPGWIFGNFMCKFVAFLQQVTVQATCITLTAMSGDRCYVTVYPLKSLRHRTPRVAMIVSICIWIGSFILSTPILIYQRIEEGYWYGPRQYCMERFPSKTHERAFILYQFIAAYLLPVLTISFCYTLMVKRVGQPTVEPVDNNYQVNLLSERTISIRSKVSKMVVVIVLLFAICWGPIQIFALFQSFYPNYRPNYATYKIKTWANCMSYANSSVNPIVYGFMGATFQKSFRKTFPFLFKHKVRDSSMASRTANAEIKFVAAEEGNNNNALN, from the exons TCCACCGACCAGGTCTGGATCAACGGCTCCGGGGCGAACCTCTCTCTGGGAGGTCGCGGGGacggcgaggaggaggaggaagaaggagatcAGCACCCCTTCCTCACAGATGCCTGGCTCGTGCCCCTCTTCTTCGCTCTCATCATGCTGGTCGGACTGGTGGGCAACTCTCTGGTTATCTATGTCATCTCCAAACACAGGCAGATGAGGACGGCGACCAACTTCTATATAG cGAACCTGGCTGCCACCGACATCATCTTCTTGGTGTGCTGCGTCCCCTTCACCGCCACCCTCTATCCTCTCCCTGGATGGATCTTCGGCAACTTCATGTGCAAATTTGTAGCCTTTCTACAGCAG GTGACAGTCCAGGCCACCTGCATCACTCTGACAGCTATGAGCGGAGACCGCTGCTACGTTACGGTCTACCCTCTGAAATCTCTCCGACACAGAACTCCCAGAGTGGCCATGATCGTCAGCATCTGCATTTGGATTG GCTCCTTCATCCTGTCCACCCCGATCTTGATATACCAGCGTATAGAGGAGGGTTACTGGTACGGCCCGAGGCAGTACTGCATGGAGAGGTTTCCCTCCAAGACGCATGAGAGGGCTTTCATCCTCTACCAGTTTATTGCTGCCTACCTGCTGCCTGTCCTCACTATCTCCTTCTGCTACACTCTGATGGTGAAGAGGGTCGGCCAGCCCACCGTAGAGCCGGTAGACAACAACTATCAG GTCAACCTCCTGTCAGAGAGAACTATCAGCATCAGGAGCAAAGTGTCCAAGATGGTGGTGGTAATCGTCCTCCTCTTCGCCATCTGCTGGGGTCCCATCCAGATTTTCGCCCTCTTCCAGTCTTTCTATCCAAACTACCGGCCCAACTACGCCACGTACAAGATCAAGACGTGGGCCAACTGCATGTCCTACGCCAACTCTTCGGTCAACCCCATAGTTTATGGTTTCATGGGAGCTACTTTCCAAAAGTCCTTCAGGAAAACCTTCCCATTTCTGTTCAAGCACAAGGTCAGAGATAGCAGCATGGCTTCGAGGACTGCCAATGCTGAGATCAAGTTTGTTGCtgcagaggaaggaaacaatAACAACGCATTGAATTGA